One window from the genome of Pseudoalteromonas sp. '520P1 No. 423' encodes:
- a CDS encoding DUF3192 domain-containing protein — translation MNTFIKLSLTLLSISILSGCVFIHSNEDSNKNWQHVQKKNREVISQLSLNSTRTQIEHQLGLPNFTEAFMKNDQEYRVNYYRTSRQHHDDVTSKDETTPLIFKNNQLIGWGHDALLRVNQ, via the coding sequence ATGAATACATTTATAAAACTATCACTCACTTTACTTTCTATTAGTATTTTAAGTGGTTGTGTATTTATACACAGCAATGAAGATTCAAATAAAAATTGGCAACATGTTCAAAAGAAGAATAGAGAAGTTATTAGCCAACTGAGTTTAAATAGTACACGAACACAAATAGAGCACCAACTTGGTCTACCAAATTTCACAGAAGCATTTATGAAAAATGATCAAGAGTACCGTGTAAACTACTACCGTACATCGCGCCAGCACCATGATGATGTGACTTCTAAAGATGAAACTACCCCGCTTATTTTTAAAAATAATCAGTTAATTGGTTGGGGGCATGATGCTTTATTAAGAGTAAATCAATAG
- the fadI gene encoding acetyl-CoA C-acyltransferase FadI, whose translation MTGQIKLKTHQGDRIAIVSGLRTPFAKQASAFHHVPAVDMGKLVVNEMLERLNFDKKEIDQLVFGQVVQMPEAPNIAREIVLGTGMPVGVDAYSVSRACATSFQAIANVAESIMAGTVNVGIAGGADSSSVLPIGVSKKLAGSLVDLNKARTLSQRLKIFSKLRLKDLMPVPPAVAEYSTGLSMGQTAEQMAKTHEIKREDQDALAHRSHTLASKAWADGKFADEVMTAHVAPYKGFISEDNCIRHNSVLEGYAKLRPAFDKKHGSVTAANSTALTDGAAAVLMMSESKAKALGYEVLGYLKSFAFSAIDVYDDMLMGPAHSTPIALRRAGLTLADLDLIEMHEAFAAQTLANMKMFASDKFAQEKLGLSKAIGEIDMDKFNVNGGSLAYGHPFAATGARLITQTLNELKRRGGGIGLTTACAAGGLGAAFIVESA comes from the coding sequence ATGACTGGGCAAATAAAATTAAAAACACACCAGGGAGATCGCATTGCTATTGTAAGCGGTCTTAGAACACCTTTTGCAAAACAAGCAAGTGCTTTTCATCATGTACCTGCAGTTGATATGGGCAAGCTTGTTGTCAATGAGATGCTTGAGCGTCTTAACTTTGATAAAAAAGAAATCGATCAACTGGTTTTTGGACAAGTAGTTCAAATGCCAGAAGCACCTAATATTGCCCGTGAAATTGTTTTAGGCACAGGTATGCCTGTAGGCGTTGATGCTTATTCTGTATCACGTGCATGTGCTACAAGTTTTCAAGCAATAGCTAACGTCGCAGAATCTATCATGGCGGGTACTGTTAATGTTGGTATTGCAGGTGGTGCTGATTCTTCTTCTGTTTTACCGATTGGCGTAAGTAAAAAACTGGCGGGAAGTTTAGTTGACTTAAATAAAGCGCGTACTTTATCGCAACGCTTAAAAATATTCTCAAAATTAAGATTAAAAGATTTAATGCCAGTTCCGCCAGCAGTTGCTGAATACTCAACAGGCCTTTCTATGGGTCAAACAGCGGAGCAAATGGCAAAAACTCACGAGATTAAACGTGAAGATCAAGATGCATTGGCGCATCGTTCTCATACTTTAGCGAGTAAAGCTTGGGCTGATGGTAAATTTGCAGATGAAGTAATGACTGCACATGTTGCACCTTATAAGGGCTTTATTAGCGAAGATAACTGTATTCGCCATAACTCAGTATTAGAAGGTTATGCTAAATTACGCCCTGCATTTGATAAAAAGCATGGTTCAGTAACTGCTGCTAACTCAACAGCATTAACTGATGGTGCAGCTGCTGTACTGATGATGAGTGAAAGTAAAGCTAAAGCATTAGGTTATGAAGTGTTAGGCTATTTAAAAAGCTTTGCATTTAGTGCCATAGATGTTTATGACGATATGCTTATGGGTCCAGCGCATTCAACGCCTATTGCATTACGTCGTGCGGGTTTAACATTAGCCGATTTAGATTTAATTGAAATGCATGAAGCATTTGCAGCGCAAACATTAGCTAATATGAAAATGTTTGCATCAGACAAATTTGCACAAGAAAAATTAGGTTTATCTAAAGCAATTGGTGAAATTGATATGGATAAATTCAATGTAAATGGTGGTTCTCTTGCATATGGTCATCCATTTGCAGCAACCGGTGCAAGACTTATTACACAAACACTTAATGAGCTAAAACGCCGAGGCGGTGGTATTGGTTTAACAACAGCATGTGCGGCAGGCGGTTTAGGTGCGGCATTTATTGTTGAGAGTGCATAG
- a CDS encoding MoxR family ATPase gives MAVEKFKQLQTYLNTQIIGQERLTDSLLIGILADGHLLVEGPPGLAKTRAVNALSKCVEGSFQRVQFTPDLLPADITGTDIYRQQTSEFVFEAGPLFHNLILADEINRSPAKVQSALLEAMAERQITVGKTTYPLSDLFLVMATQNPLEQEGTYPLPEAQLDRFLLHLNIDYPGAETELEILRLTRGEALSEQQAPAPQISQETLFEARKDVLKLHLSEPLEQYLVQLIIATRQPTKLDDTLANWLEYGASPRATIALDKCARAHAWLQGRDFVTPEDIQSVFHNVLRHRIILSYEAQADGISKDQVLDRILELVAVP, from the coding sequence ATGGCCGTTGAAAAATTTAAACAATTACAAACTTATCTTAATACCCAAATTATTGGGCAAGAACGTCTTACTGATTCATTGTTAATTGGTATTTTAGCTGATGGACATTTATTAGTTGAAGGTCCTCCGGGACTTGCTAAAACTCGTGCAGTAAACGCATTATCAAAATGTGTTGAAGGGTCTTTTCAGCGTGTTCAATTTACTCCTGATTTATTACCTGCAGATATAACTGGTACTGATATTTATCGCCAGCAAACCAGTGAATTTGTTTTCGAAGCGGGTCCTTTATTTCACAATCTTATTTTAGCCGATGAAATAAATCGTTCTCCTGCAAAAGTACAATCTGCATTACTTGAAGCCATGGCGGAGCGCCAAATAACCGTAGGTAAAACAACTTACCCGTTATCTGATTTATTTTTAGTGATGGCTACCCAAAATCCACTAGAGCAAGAAGGCACTTACCCGTTACCTGAAGCACAGCTAGATAGATTTTTACTACATTTAAATATTGATTATCCAGGGGCTGAAACTGAACTCGAAATCTTACGTTTAACCCGTGGTGAAGCTTTATCTGAGCAACAAGCACCTGCCCCTCAAATATCTCAAGAGACTTTGTTTGAAGCACGCAAAGACGTTTTAAAGCTTCACTTATCAGAGCCACTTGAACAATACTTAGTACAGCTCATTATTGCGACGCGTCAACCAACAAAACTTGATGATACACTCGCAAACTGGCTTGAGTATGGTGCAAGTCCACGTGCCACTATTGCACTAGATAAATGTGCACGTGCACATGCTTGGCTGCAAGGTCGTGATTTTGTAACCCCTGAAGATATTCAAAGTGTTTTCCATAACGTATTACGTCATCGTATTATCTTAAGTTACGAAGCACAAGCTGATGGTATATCAAAAGATCAAGTACTTGACCGTATATTAGAACTTGTCGCCGTTCCATAA
- a CDS encoding PAS domain-containing sensor histidine kinase produces MKNKTSFEKQLTLLSLIACLPVFFLLIVMMVYADISTPLVLLTILLFSIIIIFCHTRIHQISAYQFRSICNLLDAMIQGNYSLRARTSEGNTALNELVDSVNLLAKRLTKQRTESVESQFLLQTVIKHIDVATIAMNENNELAFINPAAEKLLGLSSKSKETASLNQLEQLKDFERGQTKVMNLSFDKQQGKFNVYMEEFREEGKQHKLLFLTDVSQLLRVEERNAWQSLVRVISHEINNSLAPIASISETLKRMMSKQQNIELHKENLVDGLSIIAQRANNLTNFVNSYKQIAHLPEPKKTKTDIHELINKIIPLYQNNKITVCPSEKVSLLIDPVQIEQVIINLIKNAVEAVNATNNNGKIDVSWKLDHKKFQLFISDQGCGITNESNLFVPFYTTKKQGSGIGLVLCRQILEVHGGQLSLKNKPNETGCLATIDLPVEE; encoded by the coding sequence ATGAAAAATAAAACCTCTTTTGAAAAGCAATTAACCCTATTATCTTTAATTGCATGTTTACCTGTATTTTTTTTATTAATTGTTATGATGGTGTACGCTGATATCTCTACGCCACTGGTATTATTAACGATATTATTGTTCAGTATTATTATCATTTTTTGTCATACTAGAATCCATCAAATTTCAGCCTATCAATTTCGCAGCATTTGCAACTTACTCGATGCCATGATCCAAGGAAATTACAGCTTAAGAGCTCGCACAAGTGAGGGGAATACAGCTTTAAATGAATTAGTCGATTCTGTAAACTTATTAGCAAAAAGGCTGACAAAACAAAGAACTGAATCTGTAGAAAGTCAGTTTTTGTTGCAAACAGTAATTAAACATATCGATGTGGCTACCATAGCAATGAATGAAAATAACGAACTTGCTTTCATTAATCCGGCAGCAGAGAAGTTATTGGGCTTATCAAGCAAATCTAAAGAAACAGCATCATTAAACCAGCTTGAACAATTAAAAGATTTTGAGCGTGGACAAACTAAAGTGATGAACCTCTCTTTTGATAAACAGCAAGGAAAGTTTAATGTGTATATGGAAGAGTTTAGAGAAGAAGGTAAGCAACATAAATTATTATTCCTAACCGATGTCAGCCAATTATTAAGAGTTGAAGAACGTAATGCATGGCAAAGTTTAGTAAGAGTGATCAGCCATGAAATAAATAACTCTCTGGCGCCTATAGCTTCAATCAGTGAAACATTAAAGCGTATGATGTCTAAACAACAAAACATTGAGCTACATAAAGAGAATTTAGTAGATGGGCTTTCGATTATTGCTCAACGGGCTAATAACTTAACTAACTTTGTGAACAGTTATAAACAAATAGCACATTTGCCTGAACCTAAAAAAACAAAAACCGACATCCATGAGCTGATAAATAAAATTATTCCACTGTATCAAAATAACAAGATAACGGTGTGTCCTAGTGAAAAAGTGTCACTCTTAATTGATCCGGTACAAATTGAACAAGTAATAATTAACCTAATTAAAAATGCAGTTGAAGCCGTTAATGCCACAAATAACAATGGCAAAATAGACGTAAGTTGGAAGTTAGATCATAAAAAGTTTCAACTTTTTATAAGCGACCAAGGGTGTGGTATTACTAATGAAAGTAACTTATTCGTGCCCTTTTACACCACAAAAAAACAAGGTTCTGGCATAGGGTTAGTACTGTGTAGACAGATTTTGGAAGTACATGGTGGTCAACTCAGTTTAAAAAATAAACCCAATGAAACCGGTTGCTTAGCGACTATTGATTTACCTGTTGAAGAATAG
- a CDS encoding ADOP family duplicated permease, whose product MIFQDFKYALRLLAKKPGFTALTTLVMAAGIGLSLYMFSFFNTILFKDLDFKDGESLVMLSASHNGSISSDKLNLLDYQEIKKSIKGLSEFTGYSNTNVTVSASDGARRYSAILTLPNFFKITRTQPVLGRSFNANESLFGANKVVVIGYDLWQNLFAGDPEVTEQSLNINGNNHQIIGVMPQGYLFPNTAQMWLPMIEDKTKLTRIDTPSLFGLAHIDTHTSLTEIDQQLAVIMKRIENKYPQTNSATSAYVTTIPGSGAGDGQPVIYNMHIVAVLILALASINVGNLLLSRAVERSKETAIRVALGALRFRLISQMLWESIIICTLGGVIGLLIVTWGLEVSGPITQTFFINPTAFWWKFAIDGYTIKLFLIILIITIVVTGLLPAWKNSGNDFNSVLRDGTRGALGKKAGRLNKLLVISEIFISMTILIAASVMIYAAHQQSNLDIGADTDNILTARVLLADKQYDDKNKQVQFAKTLESRLENSPGIGEVMIATALPGDFSTEEKLILQSKEYSKDNNISYPKANYISIMPDALQKLGVDLKSGRYFNSSDNGLDKNTALVTQEFAHQHFKDSNAIGQRFRVAQTDSEQMTWITIVGIVENTIQGNREGRAQPSVFRPLTQSPRQQLTIAMRMKSNINVATSTLRKTLQSIDPLLPSYKIETYEQSNERFTAPIKFISSLTALFALAAVILAASGIYGVMSNTINQRTQEIGIKRALGADEKTITKEFLKAGAKQLLWGGIPGIIAGCAMGYAMSQLFGNSSDSLIIISVTIISIIGSVVMLATYLPTQKALEMEPSDALHHE is encoded by the coding sequence ATGATATTTCAAGATTTTAAATATGCATTAAGATTATTAGCAAAAAAACCGGGATTTACAGCGCTCACAACTTTAGTGATGGCTGCAGGTATCGGTTTAAGCCTTTATATGTTCTCTTTCTTTAATACTATTCTTTTTAAAGATTTAGACTTTAAAGATGGTGAATCACTGGTAATGCTCAGTGCATCACATAATGGTTCTATCAGCTCCGATAAACTTAACCTTTTAGATTATCAAGAAATTAAAAAAAGCATAAAAGGATTATCTGAGTTTACAGGTTATAGCAATACCAACGTCACTGTGTCTGCAAGTGATGGTGCTAGACGGTATAGCGCAATTCTTACACTACCTAATTTCTTTAAAATTACACGTACTCAACCAGTTTTAGGACGAAGTTTTAATGCCAATGAAAGTCTGTTTGGCGCCAATAAAGTAGTCGTTATTGGTTACGATTTATGGCAAAACCTGTTTGCAGGTGATCCTGAAGTAACTGAGCAATCTTTAAATATAAATGGCAATAATCATCAGATCATAGGTGTAATGCCACAGGGTTATTTATTCCCAAATACAGCACAAATGTGGCTACCTATGATTGAAGATAAAACCAAATTAACTCGAATAGATACACCTAGTTTATTTGGTTTAGCACATATAGATACTCACACCTCACTAACTGAAATTGATCAGCAATTAGCTGTCATAATGAAACGTATTGAAAATAAGTACCCACAAACAAACTCAGCAACTTCAGCGTATGTTACTACAATACCAGGCTCAGGCGCCGGTGATGGTCAACCCGTTATTTATAACATGCATATTGTTGCGGTTTTAATTTTAGCATTAGCCTCGATAAACGTGGGTAACTTATTACTGTCACGTGCAGTTGAACGCTCAAAAGAAACTGCCATTCGTGTTGCTTTAGGTGCGCTAAGGTTTCGTCTGATCAGCCAAATGTTATGGGAAAGCATCATTATTTGTACTTTAGGTGGCGTCATTGGATTATTAATCGTTACTTGGGGACTAGAAGTGTCAGGCCCAATTACACAAACATTTTTTATTAACCCAACAGCTTTTTGGTGGAAATTTGCAATTGATGGCTACACAATCAAACTATTTTTAATTATTTTAATCATCACGATTGTCGTAACTGGCTTATTACCCGCATGGAAAAACTCAGGTAATGACTTTAACAGTGTATTACGCGATGGCACCCGAGGTGCACTTGGCAAAAAAGCAGGAAGACTCAATAAACTTTTAGTGATCAGTGAAATTTTTATATCAATGACCATTTTAATTGCAGCAAGTGTGATGATTTATGCCGCCCACCAGCAAAGTAACCTAGATATTGGTGCTGATACAGATAATATCCTTACAGCAAGAGTCCTGTTAGCTGATAAACAATATGATGATAAAAACAAACAAGTACAATTTGCTAAAACACTGGAATCTCGCTTAGAAAACAGTCCAGGTATCGGTGAGGTTATGATTGCAACAGCTTTACCTGGTGACTTCAGCACAGAAGAAAAGCTGATTTTACAAAGCAAAGAATACAGTAAAGATAACAATATCAGTTATCCAAAAGCTAACTATATTTCTATCATGCCAGATGCATTACAAAAACTTGGCGTTGATTTAAAAAGCGGTCGTTACTTTAATTCTAGTGACAATGGTTTAGATAAAAATACTGCATTAGTGACTCAAGAATTTGCGCATCAACATTTCAAAGATTCGAATGCAATTGGTCAACGCTTTCGGGTAGCACAAACTGATTCAGAACAAATGACTTGGATCACAATAGTCGGTATCGTCGAAAACACGATTCAAGGCAATCGTGAAGGTCGCGCGCAGCCATCTGTGTTTAGACCTTTGACACAATCCCCTAGACAACAACTTACGATTGCAATGCGTATGAAATCAAATATTAATGTAGCAACCTCAACATTACGTAAAACATTGCAATCAATAGATCCGCTATTACCTTCATATAAAATAGAAACTTATGAGCAGAGCAATGAACGTTTTACAGCACCGATTAAATTTATAAGTTCATTAACAGCATTGTTTGCACTTGCTGCTGTGATACTTGCTGCAAGTGGTATTTATGGTGTGATGTCCAATACCATTAACCAAAGAACCCAAGAAATAGGTATAAAACGTGCCTTAGGCGCTGATGAAAAAACCATAACAAAGGAGTTTTTAAAAGCAGGTGCAAAGCAACTTTTATGGGGTGGGATACCTGGCATTATTGCAGGCTGTGCTATGGGATATGCCATGTCACAACTATTTGGTAATAGCAGTGACTCTTTAATCATTATCTCGGTAACGATTATTAGCATAATAGGCAGTGTTGTTATGTTAGCAACTTATTTACCAACACAAAAAGCGTTAGAAATGGAACCTAGTGATGCACTACATCACGAATAA
- a CDS encoding ABC transporter ATP-binding protein: protein MSNPLIKLENIDKVFYTEDVETHALSKISLTINKGEYVSISGPSGCGKSTLLSLLGLLDTNTGGKYQLAEHDVSNISKQQRAKIRNTEVGFIFQSFNLISDLDVEENVELPLTYRNDLNKNQRKEMVKNALLQVDMAHRAKHFPSQLSGGQQQRVAVARAIAGNPSIILADEPTGNLDSKNAAAVMALLDELHAKGATICMVTHDPRSAEQANRNIEILDGHLVSDQVKTTKAA from the coding sequence ATGAGCAATCCATTAATCAAATTAGAAAATATTGACAAAGTATTTTATACAGAAGACGTAGAAACACATGCATTAAGTAAAATAAGCTTAACAATCAATAAGGGAGAATACGTTTCTATCTCTGGCCCATCAGGGTGTGGTAAGTCAACTTTATTATCTTTATTAGGCTTATTAGATACCAACACAGGCGGTAAATATCAACTGGCAGAGCATGATGTGTCAAATATTTCAAAACAACAAAGAGCTAAAATTCGCAATACTGAAGTAGGATTTATCTTTCAATCATTTAACCTGATCAGTGATTTAGATGTTGAAGAAAATGTTGAGTTACCATTGACTTATCGTAATGACTTAAATAAAAATCAGCGTAAAGAGATGGTCAAAAATGCTCTGCTTCAAGTTGATATGGCGCATAGAGCAAAACATTTCCCATCTCAATTATCTGGTGGTCAACAACAAAGGGTTGCTGTTGCAAGAGCTATCGCAGGAAATCCCTCTATTATTCTAGCAGATGAGCCAACAGGTAACCTCGACTCTAAAAATGCAGCAGCGGTAATGGCATTATTAGATGAATTACATGCTAAAGGCGCAACAATTTGCATGGTAACCCATGACCCCCGTTCTGCAGAGCAGGCTAATAGAAACATTGAAATTTTAGATGGTCATTTGGTATCAGACCAAGTTAAGACCACTAAAGCTGCTTAG
- the fadJ gene encoding fatty acid oxidation complex subunit alpha FadJ, protein MTDSVFSFEVNEQQIALVTIDVPGEKMNTLRASFVDELNEVISKAVDAQVKGLIFISGKSDNFIAGADIKMLEAAESHSDALYLSQTCHTSFSDLEKLPFPTVAAIHGAALGGGLEFAMACDYRICSNSDKTKLGLPEVQLGLLPGGGGTQRLPKLVGIQKALEWMLTGKQVRAKQAVKAGLAHDCVPQAVLVDVAAKWIAKGKVKSVKPKLDKLSQLLESNPFGRNLIFKKAQENVEKKTGGHYPAPIAIIKAVRASVEMEKSAAYSVEAEGFASLCMSEVSKSLRGIFFATTEMKKEWADESGEKINSIAVLGGGLMGAGIAHVSACKAGSKVRIKDVAEQGISNALNYSFKILDKKQKRRFISKTDLQQQMNRITGTTNHSGFKNVELVIEAVFEDLKLKQDMVAAIEENCSAKTIFASNTSSLPISQIAQTAQRPENVVGLHYFSPVEKMPLVEIIPHENTSEETISKVVNYSRRQGKTPIVVKDKAGFYVNRILAPYVNEAANLLLAGEPIDKIDEALVEFGFPVGPLALLDEVGIDIGSKIAPILEKELGDRFKAPDAFSKMIDSKRLGRKTGSGFYTYGTGKSKGKKVDESVYEFLGITLEPKLNKEEIAQRCVSQMLNEAARCLDEGIIASARDGDIGAIFGIGFPPFLGGPFSYMDKLGASELASRLTSLSQLNQNFEPCQPIVDMAEGKQAYY, encoded by the coding sequence ATGACAGACTCTGTATTTAGTTTTGAAGTAAATGAACAACAAATTGCCTTGGTTACGATTGATGTGCCAGGCGAAAAAATGAATACACTACGTGCCAGCTTTGTTGATGAACTTAACGAGGTGATAAGCAAAGCAGTTGATGCACAAGTTAAAGGTTTGATATTTATCAGTGGTAAATCAGATAACTTTATCGCTGGCGCAGACATTAAAATGTTAGAAGCCGCAGAGTCACATTCTGATGCGTTATATTTATCACAAACATGTCATACAAGTTTTAGTGATCTTGAAAAACTACCTTTCCCAACAGTTGCAGCGATTCATGGTGCAGCGCTAGGTGGTGGGTTAGAGTTTGCAATGGCGTGTGACTATCGAATTTGTAGTAACTCAGATAAAACAAAACTTGGCTTACCAGAAGTCCAACTTGGTTTACTACCAGGTGGTGGTGGAACACAAAGATTGCCTAAATTAGTGGGTATTCAAAAAGCACTAGAGTGGATGCTAACAGGTAAACAAGTACGTGCTAAGCAAGCTGTTAAAGCGGGCCTCGCTCATGATTGCGTACCACAAGCAGTGTTAGTTGATGTTGCTGCTAAATGGATTGCAAAAGGTAAAGTTAAATCAGTAAAACCTAAATTAGATAAATTAAGCCAGCTTTTAGAGTCAAATCCTTTTGGTCGAAACTTAATATTTAAGAAAGCCCAAGAAAATGTAGAAAAGAAAACCGGCGGTCATTACCCTGCGCCTATCGCAATTATCAAAGCGGTGCGTGCAAGTGTAGAGATGGAAAAGTCAGCGGCATATTCTGTTGAAGCTGAAGGTTTTGCATCATTATGCATGAGCGAAGTATCTAAATCTTTACGTGGAATTTTCTTTGCTACGACAGAAATGAAAAAAGAATGGGCAGATGAGTCAGGCGAAAAAATTAATAGCATTGCTGTATTAGGCGGTGGATTAATGGGCGCAGGTATTGCGCATGTCAGTGCGTGTAAAGCGGGCAGTAAAGTTCGTATTAAAGATGTGGCAGAGCAAGGCATTTCAAATGCGTTAAATTACAGTTTTAAAATTTTAGATAAAAAGCAAAAACGTCGTTTTATATCCAAAACTGATTTACAGCAGCAAATGAACCGTATCACTGGCACAACTAATCACAGCGGTTTTAAAAATGTAGAGCTGGTAATTGAAGCTGTATTTGAAGATTTAAAGCTAAAACAAGATATGGTTGCAGCGATTGAAGAAAATTGTTCTGCAAAAACTATTTTTGCCAGTAATACGTCATCATTGCCTATTTCTCAAATAGCACAAACTGCACAAAGACCTGAAAATGTAGTGGGTTTACATTATTTTTCACCTGTTGAAAAAATGCCGTTAGTTGAAATTATTCCTCATGAAAACACCAGTGAAGAGACAATTTCAAAAGTAGTCAACTATTCACGTCGCCAAGGTAAAACGCCTATTGTAGTTAAAGACAAAGCAGGTTTTTATGTAAATCGTATTTTAGCACCTTATGTAAATGAGGCTGCAAATTTATTATTAGCAGGCGAACCAATTGATAAAATAGATGAAGCTTTAGTTGAGTTTGGTTTCCCTGTTGGACCTTTGGCTTTATTAGATGAAGTGGGTATCGATATAGGGTCTAAAATCGCGCCAATCTTAGAAAAAGAGCTAGGCGATCGATTTAAAGCACCTGATGCATTCTCTAAAATGATTGATTCAAAACGTTTAGGGCGTAAAACTGGCTCTGGCTTTTATACTTATGGCACAGGTAAGTCTAAAGGTAAAAAAGTTGATGAATCCGTTTATGAATTTTTAGGCATTACGCTTGAACCAAAATTAAATAAAGAAGAAATAGCACAACGCTGTGTGAGCCAAATGTTAAATGAAGCTGCACGCTGTTTAGATGAAGGCATTATCGCCAGTGCAAGAGATGGTGATATCGGTGCTATTTTTGGTATTGGTTTCCCGCCTTTCTTAGGTGGTCCATTTAGCTATATGGATAAGTTAGGTGCCAGTGAGCTTGCATCACGACTAACTTCTTTATCTCAGCTAAATCAAAACTTTGAACCTTGTCAGCCAATTGTAGATATGGCTGAAGGTAAACAAGCTTATTACTAA
- a CDS encoding sigma-54 dependent transcriptional regulator — protein sequence MMQNILLVDDDKDVLSALKMLLVSEGFKVILTETPKSALEAIKTNSFDLVLMDLNYSLDTTSGEEGLELIASIRKCDEHLPIVVMTGWATIEVAVSTMQNGANDFIQKPWDIDRLIAIINNQIKLANSEKTSQKLSQQNQLLQQQVDSEFSGELIAQSAEMKKTLTIINQVAKSEASVLLTGENGTGKSMFARYIHAHSNRKNANQISVNMGAVTETLFESEMFGHTKGAFTDAKTTRIGRFELADSGTLFLDEIANTPYSQQGKLLRVLEDSEFEKVGANKTQSVDIRLISATNADLNQAVDNNAFRKDLLYRINTIAIEIPPLRARKEDIILLAESFLSQMALKHHTRKLIIHKTAQQALLDYDWPGNIRELNHVMERAHILCQTNEISVDDLGLPSSQKAPNTTHSFEEDPNNLATLETLELNIIDKRLSLFDGNVIKAAKSLGLSRSAFYRRLEKM from the coding sequence ATGATGCAAAATATTTTACTGGTAGATGACGATAAAGATGTTTTAAGCGCTTTAAAAATGCTGTTAGTGTCTGAAGGTTTTAAAGTAATTCTTACCGAAACACCAAAATCGGCATTAGAGGCAATTAAAACTAACAGTTTTGATTTAGTATTAATGGATTTAAATTACTCTCTAGATACAACCTCAGGTGAAGAAGGCTTAGAACTCATTGCTTCTATTAGGAAGTGTGACGAGCATCTGCCCATAGTTGTGATGACTGGTTGGGCAACCATTGAAGTCGCTGTAAGCACAATGCAAAATGGCGCAAATGACTTTATTCAAAAACCTTGGGATATTGATAGGCTGATTGCCATAATAAATAATCAAATTAAACTCGCTAACAGTGAAAAGACCTCTCAAAAACTAAGTCAACAAAATCAGTTATTACAGCAACAAGTTGATAGTGAATTTAGTGGTGAGCTTATCGCTCAATCAGCTGAAATGAAAAAAACACTCACTATTATAAATCAAGTTGCTAAAAGTGAAGCTAGTGTTTTGTTAACGGGTGAAAATGGCACAGGTAAAAGCATGTTTGCACGTTATATTCATGCGCATTCAAATAGAAAAAATGCAAACCAAATCTCCGTTAATATGGGCGCAGTGACAGAAACATTATTTGAAAGTGAAATGTTTGGTCATACCAAAGGCGCTTTCACTGATGCCAAAACAACGCGTATTGGCAGGTTTGAACTCGCAGACAGTGGCACATTGTTTTTAGATGAAATAGCTAATACCCCCTATTCTCAGCAAGGTAAATTACTGAGAGTTTTAGAAGATAGTGAATTTGAAAAAGTAGGCGCTAATAAAACCCAATCTGTAGATATTAGGCTTATCAGCGCCACTAATGCGGATTTAAACCAAGCTGTAGACAATAACGCGTTTAGAAAAGATTTACTCTATAGAATAAATACCATTGCCATAGAAATCCCCCCTTTAAGAGCACGCAAAGAAGACATCATTTTATTAGCTGAGTCATTTTTATCTCAAATGGCGCTTAAGCATCATACACGTAAACTCATAATACATAAAACAGCACAACAGGCCTTATTGGATTATGATTGGCCTGGTAATATTAGAGAGCTAAATCATGTAATGGAACGGGCGCATATTCTTTGCCAAACAAATGAAATATCAGTTGATGATTTAGGTTTACCAAGCTCACAGAAAGCCCCTAATACAACTCACTCATTTGAAGAAGACCCTAATAATTTAGCAACGCTTGAAACTTTAGAGCTAAATATTATTGATAAAAGACTATCACTCTTTGATGGTAACGTGATTAAAGCTGCTAAATCTCTTGGTTTAAGTAGAAGCGCTTTTTACCGACGATTAGAAAAAATGTAG